In Triticum aestivum cultivar Chinese Spring chromosome 5B, IWGSC CS RefSeq v2.1, whole genome shotgun sequence, the following proteins share a genomic window:
- the LOC123116289 gene encoding uncharacterized protein: protein MVKKIQHKSKAAISQFESELAVLKNRLETQELETQKANSKFDFSVSENEKLKKNFESEKETWADEKASLVTRAETAEASLAEATTELSDLKRQISQMVSAIFSKLSCKTSNLVTLQ, encoded by the exons atggtaaaaaaaatacaacacaaatctaag gctgccataagtcaGTTTGAATCGGAGCTTGCTGTCCTGAAGAACCGTCTGGAAACCCAAGAACTTGAGACTcagaaggctaactccaaatttgacttcagtgtctctgaaaatgagaagctgaagaagaattttgagtcggagaaggaaacttgggctgatgagaaggcttccctggtgactcgggccgaaacagcagaagcatctctcgcagaagcaacaaccgagctgtccgacttaaaacggcagatatctcaaatggtttCAGCCATCTTCAGTAAGTTATCGTGCAAAACTTCCAACCTTGTAACCttacaatga